The proteins below come from a single Leptotrichia sp. oral taxon 223 genomic window:
- the rmuC gene encoding DNA recombination protein RmuC, producing the protein MIVIVIVVAIINIFTVVGTIIFLNKKNIENEEKMLLSQINENNQQNFEENKKKFDEIEKTISLNAKNNLLEGINNLQNKLSENNEKLLLRFNELGQNLSGTMNDNNQLLSKNHTENSQFLTSSMNNNIQKLSVRLNENNTALTGVMNENNQNLTKNINEFKDGLTQNINENFEKLSQKIENRLDVMNMKVEERLSKGFEETTKTFGSVLERLSKIDEAQKKIEALSSNVVSLQDILTDKKSRGIFGEIQLYQILSSVFGEKNDKLYQKQYKLSNGTIVDSIIFTPEPLGNITVDSKFPLENYRKMYNNELSQIERENARKDFVSDLKKHIDAISSKYIIKNETSEQAILFLPAEAIFAEINAYHTDIIEYAYKKNVRIASPTTLISVLTVIQVMMTNLERDKYANIIQQELEKLNVEFTRYRTRWDNLQKDIEKVSKDVKEINTTSNKISKRFTEISNAKFEEKIENNKNLNILEIEE; encoded by the coding sequence ATGATAGTTATAGTAATAGTTGTCGCAATAATAAATATTTTTACAGTCGTTGGAACAATTATTTTTCTTAATAAAAAAAATATTGAAAATGAAGAAAAAATGTTGTTAAGTCAAATTAACGAAAATAATCAGCAAAATTTTGAGGAAAACAAGAAAAAATTTGATGAAATTGAAAAAACAATAAGCCTGAATGCAAAAAACAACTTGCTTGAAGGAATAAATAATTTACAAAATAAATTATCTGAAAATAATGAAAAATTACTTTTAAGATTTAACGAATTAGGACAAAATTTAAGTGGTACGATGAACGACAATAACCAGTTGTTATCTAAAAATCACACTGAAAATAGCCAATTTCTAACTTCCAGTATGAATAATAATATTCAAAAGCTGTCAGTTCGCCTAAATGAAAACAATACAGCATTAACAGGCGTAATGAATGAAAATAATCAGAATTTGACAAAAAATATAAACGAGTTTAAGGATGGGCTTACCCAAAATATAAATGAAAATTTTGAAAAATTAAGCCAAAAAATTGAAAACAGGCTTGATGTAATGAATATGAAAGTGGAAGAACGTTTATCAAAAGGGTTTGAGGAAACAACAAAAACCTTTGGAAGTGTGTTGGAACGTCTGAGCAAAATTGATGAAGCACAGAAAAAAATAGAAGCGTTATCAAGCAATGTTGTTTCACTTCAAGATATTTTAACAGATAAAAAAAGCCGTGGAATTTTTGGGGAAATCCAGCTTTATCAAATATTATCCTCAGTTTTTGGAGAAAAAAACGACAAACTTTACCAAAAACAGTACAAACTTTCAAATGGGACAATCGTTGATTCCATCATTTTCACTCCGGAACCGCTTGGAAATATCACGGTTGACTCAAAGTTTCCATTGGAAAATTATAGAAAGATGTATAACAACGAATTATCACAAATTGAAAGGGAAAATGCCAGAAAAGATTTTGTAAGTGATTTGAAAAAACATATAGACGCAATTTCCTCAAAATATATAATAAAAAATGAAACAAGCGAACAGGCAATATTATTTCTTCCAGCCGAAGCAATTTTTGCTGAAATAAACGCTTACCACACAGACATCATAGAATATGCCTACAAAAAAAACGTACGGATAGCTTCACCAACGACATTGATTTCAGTATTGACAGTAATTCAGGTTATGATGACAAATTTGGAGCGTGACAAATATGCGAATATAATTCAGCAGGAACTGGAAAAATTGAATGTTGAATTTACAAGATACCGTACTCGCTGGGACAATTTACAAAAAGACATTGAAAAAGTTTCCAAGGATGTAAAGGAAATTAACACGACTTCAAACAAAATAAGCAAAAGATTTACAGAGATTTCAAATGCAAAATTTGAAGAAAAAATAGAAAATAATAAAAATTTAAACATTTTAGAAATTGAAGAATAG
- a CDS encoding YihY/virulence factor BrkB family protein, protein MKEKKDFQKEKKEVKEGGFKKKIDEMKRMIYLIYRNYRDGETQILAISLTYYSLLAIFPVVALVLGITKGFGLDKIFIQKFFELWPGNNSFLRAIVDVAQRLLLSTESSILTGVGIVILIYSAVKVLITLENSFNKIWKINKKRSITRRVVDYIAIIFLGPIFFVLLSALNSVAIEEIARHFSGNAVIMNFFIGLFGPATYIILFSYLFYIIPNTNVKVKPAVYAGVVTTLLTFGWKLLFLLLQSSITRYNIIYGSLALIPIFLIWVQYVWVTILLGAQIAFSIQTSDEFLYSEKIEMPIKVKREAGILILSLIIKNFIEKKQSFTYQKLTDRLGMEVFFVKEVLSDLEKMGFINEVFYDKNSDSQYQVAYSPESITIREFMKKFDTKNIEYYENIFDNLNEEDQKLLEKIREKLAMKKIESPEPEPESDNTPEKEEATYSESEQPEHFQDPIKPRKSEELTIDFQISKQKNENSQVKDSPKIIRKEKINREPEVQTSKKEDENSENTQKRVRYEDGTWKFF, encoded by the coding sequence ATGAAAGAAAAGAAAGATTTTCAAAAAGAAAAAAAAGAAGTAAAAGAAGGCGGATTTAAGAAAAAAATAGATGAAATGAAAAGAATGATTTACTTGATTTACAGAAACTACCGTGACGGAGAAACGCAAATACTTGCGATTTCCTTGACTTATTATTCACTTCTTGCAATTTTCCCAGTAGTTGCCCTTGTGTTAGGAATTACAAAAGGATTTGGACTGGATAAAATATTTATACAGAAGTTTTTTGAATTATGGCCAGGAAATAACAGCTTTTTAAGAGCAATTGTGGATGTTGCCCAAAGGCTCCTTTTATCTACGGAAAGCAGCATACTAACTGGAGTTGGGATTGTCATTCTAATTTATTCGGCAGTAAAAGTTTTAATAACATTGGAAAATTCATTTAATAAAATATGGAAAATAAATAAAAAAAGATCAATTACGAGAAGAGTTGTTGACTATATTGCAATTATATTTTTAGGGCCAATATTTTTTGTGCTGTTATCAGCTTTAAATTCAGTAGCAATTGAAGAAATAGCAAGACATTTTTCTGGAAATGCAGTAATTATGAACTTTTTTATTGGATTATTCGGGCCTGCAACATACATTATCCTGTTTAGCTATTTATTCTACATCATTCCAAATACAAATGTAAAAGTAAAGCCAGCTGTTTATGCAGGAGTTGTAACAACATTACTTACTTTTGGATGGAAATTGCTGTTTTTATTATTACAGTCGTCAATTACAAGATACAATATAATTTATGGAAGTTTAGCATTAATCCCTATTTTCTTAATCTGGGTACAGTATGTCTGGGTGACAATTTTGCTTGGCGCACAGATAGCCTTTTCAATTCAGACGTCTGATGAATTTTTATACAGCGAAAAAATTGAAATGCCGATAAAAGTAAAAAGGGAAGCTGGAATTTTAATTTTATCCTTAATTATTAAAAATTTTATTGAAAAGAAGCAATCTTTTACATATCAAAAATTAACGGATAGACTGGGAATGGAAGTGTTTTTTGTAAAGGAAGTTCTGTCTGACTTGGAAAAAATGGGATTCATTAATGAAGTTTTTTATGATAAAAATTCAGACAGCCAGTATCAAGTTGCATATAGCCCGGAATCCATAACAATTAGAGAATTTATGAAAAAATTTGATACAAAGAATATCGAATATTACGAAAATATTTTCGATAATCTGAATGAGGAAGATCAAAAACTTCTTGAAAAAATAAGGGAGAAATTGGCAATGAAAAAAATAGAAAGTCCTGAACCAGAGCCTGAAAGTGACAATACACCTGAAAAAGAGGAAGCAACTTATTCAGAATCAGAACAGCCTGAACATTTTCAAGATCCAATAAAACCAAGAAAGTCTGAAGAATTAACAATAGATTTTCAAATTTCAAAACAGAAAAATGAAAACTCGCAAGTAAAAGATTCTCCAAAAATAATACGAAAAGAAAAAATTAACCGTGAACCTGAAGTTCAAACTTCCAAAAAAGAAGATGAAAATTCTGAAAATACTCAAAAAAGAGTAAGATATGAAGATGGAACTTGGAAATTCTTTTAA
- the thiI gene encoding tRNA uracil 4-sulfurtransferase ThiI, protein MNNYTDKNLLNAVGLSYGELSLKGKNRGQFEKKLRNKINKVLKGFDYQLFDDLSKLYVLINPENLDEITDKLKKVFGIVGLNQSAKVERNDEFIKEKVLEFANYAYENGARTFKITVNRSNKGFEKKSMDYARELGGYVLVNSPFEKVKMKDPDVMINVDIRKNVYIYTDRIKTYGGLPLGSTGKGLVLLSGGIDSPVASFMMAKRGMRLNFITFHSFPFTSRQALEKVKELTDILSLYVGKTRLYSLNILKIQEAINTQTKKDLATILTRRAMMRLAERLSNTMQYQALITGESLGQVASQTMGGLTCTNASVEKLPVFRPLIGMDKTEIIEIAKEIETYEKSIEPYEDSCVIFAPKHPVTNPKLEDVLAEEAKIENYDKIMDEIFEEKEYFNFG, encoded by the coding sequence ATGAACAACTATACTGATAAAAATTTATTGAATGCGGTAGGGCTTTCATACGGAGAGCTGTCGCTGAAAGGGAAAAACAGAGGGCAATTTGAAAAGAAATTGAGAAATAAGATTAATAAGGTGTTAAAAGGATTTGATTATCAGTTATTTGATGATTTATCGAAATTATATGTTTTAATAAATCCTGAAAATTTGGATGAAATTACAGACAAACTAAAAAAAGTTTTTGGAATAGTCGGACTTAACCAGTCGGCAAAAGTTGAAAGAAATGATGAATTTATAAAGGAAAAAGTATTAGAATTTGCAAACTATGCTTATGAAAATGGAGCCAGAACCTTTAAAATAACGGTTAACCGAAGTAACAAGGGATTTGAGAAAAAATCTATGGACTATGCACGTGAACTGGGGGGGTATGTGCTTGTAAACAGTCCTTTTGAAAAGGTTAAAATGAAAGATCCTGATGTTATGATAAATGTTGACATTAGAAAAAATGTTTATATTTATACAGACAGAATAAAAACTTATGGAGGACTGCCACTTGGCTCAACTGGAAAGGGACTTGTACTTTTATCTGGTGGAATAGACAGCCCAGTTGCTTCATTTATGATGGCAAAAAGAGGAATGCGTCTAAATTTCATTACATTCCACAGCTTCCCGTTCACAAGCCGGCAGGCTCTTGAAAAAGTAAAGGAACTGACAGATATTTTATCACTTTATGTTGGAAAAACAAGACTTTATTCGTTAAATATACTAAAAATTCAGGAAGCGATAAATACTCAGACAAAAAAAGATTTGGCTACAATTCTAACAAGACGGGCCATGATGCGTCTAGCTGAAAGATTGTCGAATACTATGCAGTATCAGGCTTTAATTACCGGGGAAAGTCTTGGACAAGTTGCTTCCCAGACAATGGGAGGGCTTACGTGTACAAATGCTTCTGTGGAGAAACTACCAGTATTTAGGCCTCTTATTGGAATGGACAAGACGGAAATAATTGAAATTGCAAAGGAAATAGAAACTTACGAGAAATCCATTGAGCCTTATGAAGACTCGTGCGTAATTTTTGCTCCGAAACATCCAGTTACAAATCCTAAGTTGGAGGATGTGCTGGCAGAAGAGGCAAAAATTGAAAATTATGATAAAATTATGGATGAGATTTTTGAAGAGAAGGAATATTTCAATTTTGGATAA
- a CDS encoding cysteine desulfurase family protein, protein MIYLDNSASTKPRKEVIDVLVQTLEENYANPDAIHNFSHKILLKIKNAQKTVADYLKVEADRIYFTAGGGDGNNLVLQGIINANSRTKKHLVTTKIEHPSVYEVFRHYENIGFEVDYLNVDKDGFVNLEELENAIREDTAIVSIGAVNSETGAIQDLKKISEIIHRKNKDTYFHTDFVQGLGCTNIKFDKIPVDAITVSGHKIYAPKGIGAVYINKRVKITDIIFGSNAENGIVKRTMPTELILAFAKAVEILTKEEKKEMAHSQKLKEMLANKISEKIQDVKFNSLLSIEKSSPKVLNVSFNGTKGEVLTHFLGMYQIYVSTGSACSSKKGNSRILEVMGLTQSELDGAIRFSFSRNNTEEEIDEVVKRLKESVERIRKMR, encoded by the coding sequence ATGATTTATTTGGATAATTCAGCCAGTACAAAGCCACGTAAGGAAGTTATAGATGTGTTAGTTCAGACGTTGGAGGAAAATTATGCAAATCCTGATGCAATTCACAATTTTTCCCATAAAATTCTATTAAAGATAAAAAATGCCCAAAAGACGGTAGCTGATTATTTAAAAGTGGAAGCTGACAGAATTTACTTTACAGCAGGTGGTGGAGATGGTAACAACCTTGTATTGCAGGGAATTATTAATGCAAATTCACGTACAAAAAAACATCTAGTTACAACAAAAATTGAACACCCGTCAGTTTATGAGGTGTTTAGACATTATGAAAATATAGGCTTTGAAGTGGATTATCTGAATGTAGATAAGGATGGATTCGTAAATCTTGAGGAACTTGAAAATGCGATTAGGGAAGATACAGCGATAGTTTCGATTGGGGCAGTAAATAGTGAAACTGGAGCTATTCAGGACTTGAAGAAAATTTCTGAGATTATTCATAGAAAAAATAAGGATACGTATTTTCATACTGATTTTGTGCAGGGATTAGGATGTACAAACATAAAATTTGACAAAATTCCTGTGGATGCAATAACGGTAAGCGGGCATAAAATTTATGCGCCAAAAGGAATTGGAGCAGTTTATATAAATAAACGTGTAAAAATAACAGATATAATTTTTGGCTCAAATGCTGAAAATGGCATTGTGAAAAGAACAATGCCTACGGAACTGATTCTGGCGTTTGCAAAGGCTGTGGAAATTTTGACAAAGGAAGAAAAAAAGGAAATGGCGCATTCGCAGAAATTAAAGGAAATGCTTGCAAATAAAATTTCTGAGAAAATTCAGGATGTAAAATTTAATTCCTTGCTTAGCATTGAAAAATCAAGTCCCAAAGTATTGAATGTGTCGTTTAACGGCACAAAAGGTGAGGTACTGACACATTTTCTAGGAATGTACCAGATTTATGTTTCCACAGGCTCGGCCTGTTCATCAAAAAAAGGGAACAGCAGAATACTTGAAGTTATGGGGCTTACTCAATCAGAACTGGATGGAGCGATAAGATTCAGTTTTTCACGGAACAATACGGAAGAAGAAATTGATGAAGTTGTGAAAAGACTTAAGGAAAGTGTGGAAAGAATAAGGAAAATGAGATAA
- the sppA gene encoding signal peptide peptidase SppA translates to MNFWNFFKRALVFTLKEIYSFFLKLSLSIFVIFIIGISAIAIFSSKDKNEKMKKSYEYILFNVSDVTEDKIIGSNFLSDEKLSYMDILNSLDDIKNNKQVKGVIIALDTINLSSAKVEELSKKFEELKANNKKIYAFGAYITNANYKLASIANEVVMVPSTSASLDLTGYHYSDIYYKGLFDKLGVNMEVVRIGNYKSYGENYTGNEMTPELRSELTRILENRYGKFVADISKNRKIDKDTLNNDIINGNDVNLTPFAARDKNFVDKLEHFSDFTKRLNIREDNVADIYDYYEKRVRDEKVGNSRNGTIAVIYAEGSILYDPTDVTEGVITPDNILQKVQKAMQTKNLKGIVLRVNSGGGSALASEIIYQELTKLNIPIYVSMSDTTASGGYYISMAGNKVFANNATITGSIGVVSMLPKLYNVQDKYGVHSNSVSKGKYSDINDSFAPLSEESRAKISQSMEETYKEFKSRVSKNRKMDENTLEGYAQGKIWLGDEAKNINLVDGIASLDEVIKIMAKDLNLHNNYAVENIYLEEDFSQKLKSLTKMVTEKFSLSAQLQKNIPQAKKAFNEYDFAVQNQNKPLYYLTYKLNLY, encoded by the coding sequence ATGAATTTTTGGAACTTTTTTAAAAGAGCTTTAGTATTTACGCTAAAAGAAATATATTCATTTTTTTTAAAACTTTCGTTATCTATATTTGTGATTTTTATTATTGGAATTTCTGCAATTGCAATTTTTAGTTCCAAAGATAAGAATGAAAAAATGAAAAAAAGCTATGAATATATACTTTTTAATGTTTCTGATGTTACAGAAGATAAAATTATCGGTTCAAACTTTCTGTCAGATGAAAAATTATCATATATGGATATTTTAAACAGCCTGGATGATATAAAGAATAACAAGCAGGTAAAGGGAGTCATTATTGCTTTGGACACAATAAACCTATCATCTGCAAAAGTAGAGGAATTATCCAAAAAATTTGAGGAATTGAAGGCAAACAATAAGAAAATATATGCTTTTGGGGCTTATATTACGAATGCCAACTATAAATTAGCTTCTATTGCAAATGAAGTAGTTATGGTACCCTCCACATCAGCTAGCCTTGATTTGACGGGATACCATTACTCGGATATTTATTATAAGGGGTTATTCGACAAGCTTGGAGTAAATATGGAAGTTGTTCGTATTGGAAATTACAAGTCTTATGGTGAAAATTATACTGGAAATGAAATGACGCCTGAGCTGCGTTCTGAATTGACTAGAATTTTGGAAAATAGATATGGGAAATTTGTGGCTGATATTTCCAAAAACCGTAAAATTGATAAAGATACTTTAAATAATGACATTATAAATGGCAATGATGTAAATTTAACACCGTTTGCTGCACGTGATAAAAATTTTGTTGATAAGCTTGAGCATTTTTCTGATTTTACAAAACGTCTGAATATAAGGGAAGACAATGTTGCGGATATTTACGACTATTATGAAAAAAGGGTAAGAGATGAAAAAGTAGGAAATTCAAGAAATGGAACGATAGCTGTAATTTATGCCGAAGGTTCAATTTTATATGATCCGACTGATGTTACAGAAGGCGTAATAACCCCTGATAACATACTTCAAAAAGTACAAAAGGCTATGCAGACTAAAAATTTAAAAGGAATCGTGCTGCGGGTAAATTCAGGCGGAGGTTCAGCGCTTGCCTCTGAAATAATTTATCAGGAACTTACAAAACTGAATATTCCGATTTATGTGTCAATGTCTGATACAACCGCATCTGGAGGTTATTACATCTCAATGGCAGGAAACAAGGTTTTTGCCAACAATGCCACAATTACAGGTTCAATCGGTGTAGTTTCAATGCTTCCAAAGCTTTACAATGTACAGGACAAATACGGGGTTCATTCAAATTCAGTATCAAAAGGGAAATATTCAGACATTAATGACAGTTTTGCTCCATTATCTGAGGAATCCCGTGCTAAAATCAGTCAATCAATGGAAGAAACATACAAGGAATTCAAATCCCGTGTTTCCAAAAATCGTAAAATGGATGAAAATACTCTTGAAGGCTATGCACAAGGAAAAATCTGGCTAGGAGATGAAGCCAAAAACATAAATCTGGTTGATGGAATCGCAAGTCTTGATGAAGTTATAAAAATAATGGCAAAAGACTTGAATTTACATAATAATTATGCTGTGGAAAATATTTATCTGGAGGAGGATTTTTCTCAAAAATTAAAATCACTTACAAAAATGGTTACAGAAAAATTCAGTCTGTCTGCACAGCTGCAAAAAAATATTCCACAAGCCAAAAAAGCATTTAACGAATACGATTTTGCGGTACAAAATCAAAATAAGCCGCTGTATTATTTAACATATAAATTAAATCTGTATTAA
- a CDS encoding lipopolysaccharide assembly protein LapB, whose amino-acid sequence MKKLIILGTIIVSLALKAGYLEDGRSYYENKNYLKAEEMFLKAVQEGNVEGMNYLGNLYYKQGKYDKAEQIYLSAIEKGNDNAMKDLAMLYEDQKKFDKAEKMYLEAIRKGNSDAMYNLGLLYYKQEKYDKAEEMYLKAAQKGDELAMNNLGVLYRQQNKDKKAEEMFLKSSQKGYLGGTYNLGSLYEKQKNIKKLRNISKWQWI is encoded by the coding sequence ATGAAAAAACTTATCATATTGGGAACTATTATTGTATCACTTGCATTAAAAGCTGGATACTTAGAAGATGGAAGATCATATTATGAAAATAAAAATTATTTAAAAGCAGAAGAGATGTTTTTAAAAGCTGTTCAAGAAGGTAATGTTGAAGGTATGAATTATTTAGGTAATTTATATTATAAGCAAGGAAAATATGACAAAGCTGAACAAATTTATTTAAGTGCTATTGAAAAGGGAAATGATAATGCTATGAAAGATTTAGCAATGTTATATGAAGATCAAAAAAAATTTGATAAAGCTGAAAAGATGTATTTAGAAGCTATTAGAAAGGGCAATTCTGATGCTATGTATAATCTAGGGCTTTTATATTATAAGCAAGAAAAATATGATAAAGCAGAAGAAATGTATTTAAAAGCTGCTCAAAAGGGAGATGAACTAGCTATGAACAATTTAGGAGTTTTATATAGACAACAAAATAAAGACAAAAAAGCAGAAGAAATGTTTCTAAAATCTAGTCAAAAAGGTTATCTTGGAGGTACATATAATTTGGGGTCTTTATATGAAAAACAAAAAAATATAAAAAAGCTAAGAAATATTTCAAAATGGCAATGGATTTAG
- a CDS encoding ACT domain-containing protein, whose protein sequence is MNDRIVVTVIGEDKTGIVANVSTKLSELSLNIIDITQKVFENDIFAMIMLVEAPENTDMKALQEKFKDVEEKIEVRVFLQHENIFKTMHRI, encoded by the coding sequence ATGAACGACAGAATTGTTGTTACGGTTATTGGAGAAGATAAAACAGGAATTGTTGCGAATGTATCAACAAAATTAAGTGAACTTAGCCTGAATATTATTGACATAACACAAAAGGTTTTTGAAAATGACATTTTTGCAATGATTATGCTTGTGGAAGCTCCTGAAAATACAGATATGAAAGCATTACAGGAAAAATTTAAGGATGTTGAGGAAAAGATTGAAGTAAGAGTATTCCTGCAGCATGAAAATATTTTCAAGACGATGCACAGAATATAA
- a CDS encoding PFL family protein, with protein sequence MNLLPDEILETIDMVEMQHLDVRTVTMGISLLDCIDTDAEKTAENIYNKITENGKDLVRIADEVASKYNMPIINKRVSVTPISIIGNATNAEDYSIFAKALDKAAKTIGIDFIGGFSALVDKGFTKGDIKLINSIPKALSETDRVCSSVNVGSTKSGINLDAVKMMGKTIKELAEFSKEEDGLAAAKFVVFTNAVPDNPFMAGAFHGVENPDVVLNVGISGPGVVRHTLANISKTAKIDEITEAIKKVSFKITRMGELIGKEVAERLGVEFGIIDLSLAPTPAIGDSVGNVLEEFGLESVGAYGTTLALAILNDAVKKGGAMAATRVGGLTGAFIPVSEDQGMIEATSKGYLTLEKLEAMTCVCSVGLDMIAIPGDTSEAVISGIIADEMAIGMVNSKTTAVRIIPVPGKKAGDRAIFGGLLGEADIININNLDCSVLINRGGKVAPPIQALKN encoded by the coding sequence ATGAATTTATTACCTGATGAGATACTGGAAACGATAGATATGGTTGAAATGCAGCATCTCGACGTAAGAACTGTCACAATGGGAATAAGCCTGCTTGACTGCATTGACACAGATGCCGAAAAGACAGCAGAAAACATTTATAACAAAATTACAGAAAATGGAAAAGATCTGGTAAGAATTGCCGATGAAGTGGCAAGCAAATACAATATGCCAATTATTAACAAAAGAGTTTCAGTCACTCCCATTTCAATAATTGGAAATGCGACAAATGCCGAAGATTACTCAATTTTCGCAAAAGCGCTAGATAAAGCGGCAAAAACAATTGGAATTGACTTTATTGGAGGATTTTCCGCTCTTGTTGACAAAGGCTTTACAAAAGGCGATATTAAGCTGATAAATAGCATTCCAAAGGCACTTTCTGAAACTGACAGGGTTTGCTCCTCTGTAAATGTAGGCTCTACAAAGTCAGGAATTAACTTGGATGCTGTAAAAATGATGGGAAAAACTATAAAAGAACTGGCTGAATTTTCCAAAGAGGAAGATGGACTGGCAGCAGCAAAATTTGTCGTATTTACAAATGCTGTTCCTGATAATCCGTTTATGGCGGGCGCATTTCACGGCGTAGAAAATCCAGATGTCGTGCTAAACGTTGGAATTAGTGGACCAGGGGTTGTAAGACATACACTTGCTAACATTTCAAAAACAGCAAAAATTGATGAAATAACAGAAGCAATAAAAAAAGTAAGTTTCAAAATCACAAGAATGGGTGAGTTAATTGGAAAGGAAGTTGCCGAAAGACTTGGCGTTGAATTTGGAATAATCGACTTGTCACTTGCGCCAACTCCAGCTATAGGCGACAGTGTTGGAAATGTGCTTGAAGAATTTGGACTTGAGTCAGTTGGAGCTTACGGAACAACACTTGCACTTGCAATATTAAATGACGCTGTGAAAAAAGGTGGAGCAATGGCTGCAACTCGTGTTGGAGGCTTGACAGGGGCATTTATCCCAGTAAGCGAAGATCAGGGAATGATAGAAGCTACAAGCAAAGGGTATTTGACGCTTGAAAAACTGGAGGCAATGACTTGTGTATGTTCTGTTGGACTTGATATGATAGCTATTCCAGGTGATACCTCAGAAGCCGTAATTTCTGGAATAATAGCTGATGAAATGGCAATCGGTATGGTAAACAGCAAAACTACCGCAGTCAGAATAATCCCAGTTCCTGGAAAGAAAGCGGGAGATAGAGCAATATTTGGAGGTCTTCTCGGAGAAGCGGATATTATAAACATAAATAATTTAGACTGTTCAGTGCTTATAAATCGTGGTGGGAAAGTGGCTCCTCCAATTCAGGCATTAAAAAATTAA
- the cbiT gene encoding precorrin-6Y C5,15-methyltransferase (decarboxylating) subunit CbiT: MYHIKDEEFLRGKVPMTKEEIRFVSIGKMELEEDDVCLDIGGGTGSVSMEMARFARNGKVFVIERNDEAVELIHKNIEKFDLKNVTVIKGMAPDGLKELNTKFNKIFIGGSAGNLVEIIKYSYDNLAENGILVLNFIVLENISTAVEELKKYDFKDVDICQLIVSKNRKVKDFNMMMAENPIYVITAKK, from the coding sequence ATGTATCATATAAAAGATGAGGAATTTTTAAGGGGAAAAGTTCCGATGACAAAAGAGGAAATCCGTTTTGTAAGCATTGGGAAAATGGAGCTGGAGGAGGATGACGTGTGCCTTGACATCGGTGGCGGAACTGGTTCTGTAAGTATGGAAATGGCAAGATTTGCACGAAACGGAAAAGTTTTTGTAATTGAGAGAAATGATGAGGCAGTTGAGCTGATTCATAAGAATATAGAAAAATTTGATTTGAAAAATGTTACTGTAATTAAAGGAATGGCTCCAGATGGACTAAAAGAATTAAATACAAAGTTTAATAAAATTTTTATTGGAGGTTCAGCAGGAAATCTGGTTGAAATTATAAAATATTCTTATGACAATCTTGCGGAAAATGGAATTCTGGTGCTAAATTTTATTGTGCTGGAAAATATATCTACGGCTGTTGAGGAACTCAAAAAATATGATTTTAAAGATGTGGATATTTGTCAGTTAATCGTGAGTAAAAATAGAAAGGTTAAGGATTTTAACATGATGATGGCTGAAAATCCGATTTATGTGATTACTGCGAAGAAATAA
- a CDS encoding NAD(P)-binding domain-containing protein: MDRIRTNENSYGKNLLEGSVDVTVYNRSFDKTLLLVEKGAKNTKNVEEIFEQNDIIFFMISNYSATLEILNENVLSKIKGKKIVNMSTISPTEK, translated from the coding sequence TTGGATAGGATTAGAACAAATGAAAACTCCTATGGTAAAAATTTATTAGAAGGTTCTGTTGATGTGACAGTTTACAATAGAAGTTTTGATAAAACTTTACTACTTGTAGAAAAAGGAGCTAAAAACACAAAAAATGTGGAAGAAATTTTTGAACAAAATGACATTATATTCTTTATGATTTCAAATTACAGTGCGACATTAGAAATTTTAAATGAAAATGTTTTATCAAAAATAAAGGGTAAAAAAATAGTAAATATGAGTACAATTTCACCTACTGAAAAGTAA